The following coding sequences lie in one Zingiber officinale cultivar Zhangliang chromosome 2B, Zo_v1.1, whole genome shotgun sequence genomic window:
- the LOC122048091 gene encoding proline-rich protein 36-like, with the protein MAKLKGVVVRLSVLMLEGILHVLALVLSPPKLELLLWLPSAVAVLQALNEELTQGLPSAPAVAAGPQLSEPRPSDAEEAPMLVEPHALNPADSALPCTSDQPTTEPSPAEQVTSLPPTMKLRLTRKGKRTAPVTATSPPPTRRQRVLSISSPTRSSDMSLPQETSMAREKASDPEVTDQPSDLPAPLPIQSTLPVPPLSPDDQPLGLPMPSASPLIAPPSSAMPLPNLPSTDPAFEASWRLPSEIDLAYTPAADSSSIFGTVDFYGDLAISWQLASDQFWESRSPMGEFDQIARSLVATCSASLSVVQRAAELQRENAALKARLQELEHPAASSAPPEPSLGSLDAYLRAAGESTASARAISHAAFDKLQQLEAALKASESSWASKAAWHQATISELKAKEAELLSQSEELTLLRQGQELLQMGLADAQEVCQATLQSLQAELSKAQEAVSQGQSDLSLARVEAEENRNSLEVYRAGESERLKAYRLAYVRSSFFLHKLGRWMVLLLCHGAAGGVRQAFEQGFLRSAPPATFLDTARLTRELPQDTFPSFEADEGLFLLEASPPAADPALGDISAQAPSVAASDMSVDPASPDTTPADPGLLPSASVDSVPSPPDVV; encoded by the exons ATGGCTAAGCTGAAAGGTGTCGTTGTTCGCCTGTCTGTGCTGATGCTGGAAGGCATCCTGCATGTTTTGGCCTTAGTCCTGTCCCCACCGAAAttggagctccttttg TGGCTGCCATCCGCGGTGGCCGTTCTACAAGCTCTGAATGAGGAGCTAACACAGGGTCTACCTTCTGCTCCCGCTGTCGCCGCCGGGCCGCAACTTTCGGAACCCCGGCCTTCTGATGCGGAGGAGGCTCCGATGCTTGTTGAGCCACATGCACTTAATCCAGCGGACTCAGCCCTGCCTTGCACCTCTGACCAACCTACGACCGAGCCATCGCCTGCAGAACAAGTGACTTCTCTTCCTCCGACTATGAAGCTGCGCCTGACACGCAAGGGCAAACGGACGGCCCCAGTCACtgcaacttctcctccacctaCTCGCCGTCAACGTGTATTGAGCATCTCTTCTCCCACCAGGTCCTCGGACATGAGCTTGCCCCAGGAGACAAGCATGGCCCGGGAGAAGGCCTCTGATCCGGAGGTGACAGACCAGCCCTCGGACCTGCCCGCTCCACTGCCCATTCAGAGTACATTGCCTGTTCCGCCCTTGTCCCCTGACGATCAGCCCCTGGGCTTACCGATGCCCTCCGCGTCTCCTCTCATCGCGCCTCCGAGCTCAGCCATGCCGCTTCCGAACCTGCCCTCTACAGACCCAGCCTTTGAAGCGTCATGGCGGCTCCCTTCGGAGATCGATCTGGCCTACACGCCCGCTGCCGATTCGTCGTCCATCTTCGGCACGGTTGATTTCTATGGGGACCTGGCCATCTCCTGGCAATTAGCCAGTGACCAGTTCTGGGAGAGTCGTTCCCCCATGGGGGAGTTTGATCAAATTGCTCGTTCTCTGGTGGCG ACCTGCTCCGCGAGTCTGAGCGTCGTGCAACGTGCGgccgagcttcagcgagagaacgcGGCACTCAAGGCACGTCTTCAGGAACTGGAGCACCCTGCGGCCTCCTCCGCTCCTCCCGAGCCTTCTCTGGGAAGCTTGGATGCTTATCTGCGCGCCGCCGGGGAGTCGACGGCCTCTGCTCGGGCTATTTCCCATGCTGCCTTCGATAAACTTCAACAGTTGGAGGCGGCTTTGAAGGCGAGTGAGTCTTCCTGGGCTTCTAAAGCGGCTTGGCATCAAGCGACAATTTCTGAACTGAAAGccaaagaggcagagctgctctccCAATCGGAGGAGCTGACGCTGCTACGGCAAGGTCAAGAGCTCTTGCAGATGGGTTTGGCCGATGCCCAG GAAGTGTGCCAAGCCACCCTCCAATCCCTACAAGCAGAGTTATCGAAGGCCCAGGAAGCGGTGTCTCAGGGCCAGAGCGATTTGTCCTTGGCCCGCGTCGAAGCTGAGGAGAATCGGAACAGTTTGGAGGTGTACCGGGCTGGCGAATCAGAGCGGCTAAAGGCGTACAGACTGGCCTACGTTCGCTCTTCCTTCTTTCTCCATAAGCTGGGACGCTGGATGGTCTTGTTGCTCTGTCATGGGGCCGCTGGTGGGGTCAGACAAGCCTTTGAGCAGGGTTTCCTACGCTCGGCACCTCCCGCCACGTTCTTGGACACAGCTCGCCTGACCAGAGAATTGCCGCAGGACACCTTCCCTTCTTTTGAAGCGGATGAGGGACTTTTCCTCTTGGAGGCTTCTCCACCTGCGGCCGATCCAGCTCTCGGGGATATCTCTGCCCAGGCCCCTTCCGTTGCTGCATCTGACATGTCTGTTGATCCTGCATCTCCCGACACAACACCAGCCGACCCCGGGCTCCTTCCTTCGGCTTCCGTTGACTCAGTACCTTCTCCCCCGGATGTAGTATGA
- the LOC122048092 gene encoding translation initiation factor IF-2-like has translation MDLPYAAAATRMEDWRLNLTRLLSEDLLSFFRLSHSTSDTPRSLAPSAEVLRRASEVLPLPLDDVEILRRGRAILARRLLPHHGSASLGAAAQPAPSPASHATSPPPAASSRGWGCDPTGRPARHVFRGARRASERGRAALHRAGLNSSDRGATNRVAAASSQGRPHSDDSDSDNQPLLYRRRRRAASPNPYRGRPAAFRSAPSTADEYSPGDHQNPAPTEPVPEQPPAPLGADADPSQPSSSARHRYRTTIPSEAAIAQRPDAPTSLLMMKGCLGKLQLNDPAQASYALRVEIQALTNQTDRQRRSLTQVKNELRAVREERAASEAGYQQQLAYQAQELQSKDTLLQERGERLEVQAAQLETQAAELRALKAELSQSRAALSGVSTALTVYQEGEEDRCLRSRMSYLTSPEFLSQAGARFSATIPYTAAGVIRQLHA, from the exons ATGGATCTCCCCTATGCTGCGGCCGCTACTCGAATGGAGGATTGGCGTTTGAATCTGACGAGATTGTTGTCTGAAGACCTACTTTCTTTTTTCAGGCTGAGCCACTCTACCTCCGACACACCGCGCTCCTTAG CGCCTTCAGCTGAGGTCTTGCGGCGTGCGTCAGAGGTTCTGCCTCTGCCTCTTGACGACGTGGAAATACTGCGGCGCGGTCGGGCAATTTTGGCTAGGAGGCTACTCCCCCATCACGGATCCGCTTCACTCGGGGCAGCGGCTCAGCCTGCTCCCAGCCCTGCCTCACACGCCACTTCTCCTCCGCCTGCCGCCTCGAGCCGAGGTTGGGGTTGTGATCCAACCGGCCGTCCGGCCAGGCACGTCTTCCGAGGAGCCCGCCGGGCCTCCGAACGTGGTCGTGCAGCTCTTCATCGCGCAGGTCTAAATTCCTCCGACCGGGGCGCCACAAACAGGGTTGCGGCAGCCTCTTCACAGGGCCGACCTCACTCTGATGATTCTGACTCTGATAACCAGCCCCTGCTTTACAGACGGCGCCGAAGAGCAG CCTCTCCCAACCCCTACAGGGGACGCCCTGCTGCGTTCCGCTCTGCCCCTAGCACCGCAGACGAATACAGCCCAGGCGATCATCAAAACCCTGCGCCAACAGAGCCCGTTCCCGAACAACCTCCTGCTCCTCTTGGTGCTGACGCCGAcccttctcaaccttcctcctccgCCCGCCATCGTTACAGGACCACCATCCCCTCTGAAGCTGCTATAGCTCAGCGGCCTGACGCCCCCACGAGTCTTTTGATGATGAAAGGCTGCCTCGGCA AGCTGCAGCTGAACGACCCTGCCCAAGCCAGCTATGCTTTGCGAGTAGAAATCCAAGCCTTAACTAATCAGACCGACCGACAGAGGCGATCCCTGACGCAGGTTAAAAATGAGCTCCGAGCTGTGAGAGAGGAGAGAGCTGCATCTGAGGCGGGGTATCAGCAACAACTAGCCTATCAGGCTCAGGAACTACAGTCCAAGGATACTCTTCTGCAGGAGAGGGGCGAGAGATTGGAGGTGCAGGCAGCCCAACTGGAGACTCAGGCAGCTGAACTGAGGGCTCTGAAGGCAGAACTATCCCAGTCTCGAGCGGCTCTGTCGGGAGTATCCACCGCCTTGAccgtctatcaagaaggagaggaggacCGTTGCCTACGAAGTCGAATGTCCTACCTGACCTCCCCCGAATTTTTgtcccaggctggggcacgcttcTCTGCGACCATACCATACACGGCGGCCGGGGTTATCCGTCAGTTGCACGCGTAG